The uncultured Cohaesibacter sp. genomic sequence TAGCGGCGGCTGGTCAGCTTACGGATGCTTTCGGCGACGGGAATGCCCTCCTTGAGCCGTGCATCATCAATTGCGGGGCCGTAGCTGGTGCTGATGGGGACAATGCCCGCCCATAGATCAAGATCATAATCCTCTTCATCATCGATGGGCATACCGCCACGGATCTTGGAGGCTGCTTCTTCAATCGTGACTGCGATTACGGTTGTGGCGTTGATTTCTTTCTGCGTTGTTTCCCTTGTCTCATCCCAGCGCCCCGGAGCCAGATGGTCGGTGATGGCGACCAGAGCGTCGTATTTTTCCTTTTCGTCTTCTATCAGACGGGCGGTGCCGTGGATGTTGGCCGAGCGGAAATTCATGGTGTGATGAAAGGCAGAGCGCCCCAATACGAGGCCATCCACCAATGTCACGTTGAGGCAGACGGGGAGGCCTTCCTTGAGCTTTTTGAGCATTCGGGCGGCTTTTGCTCCGTGGATATAGATCTGGTCGCCAATGCGGCCATAGGCCATGGGCAGAACGATGGGCTTGTCATCCAGCACGAAGCCAACCTCGGCTATAAGGCCTTCGTCCAGAATAGCAAACAGGGTGTCTCGGTCATAATTGGCGCGTTTGGCTACCCGGATCTTGTTGGTCGGGGTAACGGGAAAGCTGTTTTGCGATGATTGGGTCATTGGTCTGTCTTTTGTTTCGTAGGGCTTCTGGTCTATCGGGCCGGTTTGCGCCTTCAATAGGGATGCAAAGAGGAGAGGCGCATGGAATGGCTTGATTGGAATGTAGTTTTGGCTCTAAATAAAGAGCCATAGTGCTAAATTTCAGAGGGCCAAAATGCTGGCAGGACAAATAAAGCTGGACCGGAGCGATACGGAAGGGGTGGCGCGTCAGCTCTTCTTGCGCATCCGGCAATTGATTGAGCAAGGGCGATTGAAGCCTGGAACGCGCCTTCCGGCATCCCGCAAGCTGGCCTCTGATTTGTCGGTTGGCCGAAACACTGTGCTGTTTGCTTATGAGCAATTGGGGCTTGAGGGCTATCTGGAAGCGGATGGACGGCGCGGCACGCGCGTAAGTGAAGCATCACGCGGCTTTGATGGCGTAGAATTTGAGGCGGGGAACAAGGCCGCGCCAATTCCGCCAGCTAAATTATCTCAAGGTGCAGCGCGGATGATGACGGTTCCCCGACGTGACAAGCCGGGGTCTCTTGTCTTTCTGACTGGTATGCCGGACGTGACGGATTTTCCGCATGATGTTTGGGGGCGTCTGCTGCGGCGTGCGGCGCGGCAGGTTGCTTTGCATGAAGAGTTGCTGGGCTATGCGCATTATTCCGGTCTTCCTGCGCTCAAAGAAGCAATCATCGAGCATGCGTCGGTGGCGCGCGGCGTTGTGGCAGATGCGGAGCAGGTCATGATCCTGTCCTCGGCGCAGGCCGCACAGGATCTGGTGGCTCGCCTGCTACTGGATGTCGGGGATGTAGCGCTGCATGAAGAGCCCGGCTATGCAGGCATGACGGCAGCTTTGCGGGCAGCCGGCGCGCAG encodes the following:
- a CDS encoding pyridoxamine 5'-phosphate oxidase family protein, yielding MTQSSQNSFPVTPTNKIRVAKRANYDRDTLFAILDEGLIAEVGFVLDDKPIVLPMAYGRIGDQIYIHGAKAARMLKKLKEGLPVCLNVTLVDGLVLGRSAFHHTMNFRSANIHGTARLIEDEKEKYDALVAITDHLAPGRWDETRETTQKEINATTVIAVTIEEAASKIRGGMPIDDEEDYDLDLWAGIVPISTSYGPAIDDARLKEGIPVAESIRKLTSRR